One Perognathus longimembris pacificus isolate PPM17 chromosome 13, ASM2315922v1, whole genome shotgun sequence genomic window, CTTTGACAGAGAACACCCTGAGCACTCGCTGGCGGATCTGCTGAGTCTTTACCCCATAGACAAGAGGATTGAGGGCGGGTGGCACAAGGAGATACAGTGTGGCCAGAAGAACGTGCACATGGTGAGGGACGCGATGGCCAAAGCGGTGAGTGAGGAAGGAGAACATCCCGGGGACATAGAAGATCAGGATAACACAAACATGAGAGCCACACGTGCTAAAGGCCTTcactctggcctccacccctggcACCTTCAGCACTGCCTGGAGAATGAGGGCGTAGGAAATTCCAATGGCGAGGACATCAAGCCCAACCACAAACAAGGCTACTGAAAGCCCATAAGCGCGGTTCACTGTGGTTTCTGAGCAGGCAAGCTTTACCACAGCCATGTGTTCACAATAGGCATGGCCAATGACAGTGGCCCGGCAGAAGACAAGGCGCTGCAACAGGATGGGGAAAGGGATGAGGAGGAGTACACCCCGCACCAGGATCGCCATTCCCATGCGCCCTATGACCCCTGCGTGCAGGATGGTGGAATGGTGCAGAGGACGGCAAATGGCCACATAGCGATCCAGAGCCATGGCCACAAGGACACCGGATTCCATGGAGGAGAAGGCATGGATGAAGAACATCTGAATCAAGCAGACGACATACCCAATCTCATGAGCATGCACCAGGAGCACCGCAAGGGCTTTGGGTGCCGTAGAGGAGGCCAGGACCAAGTCAATGGCAGCTAGCATGGC contains:
- the LOC125362402 gene encoding olfactory receptor 52L1, whose amino-acid sequence is MALSNSSWRLPQPCFFLVGIPGLEESQHWIALPLGVLYFLALMGNVTILLIIWNDSSLHQPMYIFLAMLAAIDLVLASSTAPKALAVLLVHAHEIGYVVCLIQMFFIHAFSSMESGVLVAMALDRYVAICRPLHHSTILHAGVIGRMGMAILVRGVLLLIPFPILLQRLVFCRATVIGHAYCEHMAVVKLACSETTVNRAYGLSVALFVVGLDVLAIGISYALILQAVLKVPGVEARVKAFSTCGSHVCVILIFYVPGMFSFLTHRFGHRVPHHVHVLLATLYLLVPPALNPLVYGVKTQQIRQRVLRVFSVKGLS